The window TAGTTTGTCATATTGACTTTTTATCAGATTCATGGTATATGATTTCCACATTGTTCACCGTCAGGTAAGGGCAAATTATGTTCTGTATGTTTAACTGTCAGGTTACCAGATAAGGTTTTTGCGAATGAGTGATTGTTGTGATATCAATTGTTCTATCGATGCCCTTCGTGGAAGGCAGCGAGGAACACTGCAAATTGTCCTCGGCATCAACACTGTTATGTTCCTGGTTATCGTCGTGGCAGCTCTTTATGGCAATTCAACCGCATTGCTGGCCGACAGTCTTGATAATCTCGGAGATGCTTTTACATATGGCCTTAGCTTGTACGCCGTTTCCAGGGGCGTTACCGTTAAGGCCAAGGTCGCACTGTTTAAGGGTGGGCTTATTTTCTTAGCAGCATACGCCGTAACTGCCCAAATTGTCTACAGGCTTTTTGTCCCGAGCCTCCCCGTCTTCGAAGTTATGGGTATATTCAGTCTTCTCGGTCTTGCAGCAAACTCCCTTTGTCTTTACCTTCTTTGGCGGCATCGTCATGAAGATGTGAATATGAGTTCAGTGTGGGAGTGTTCACGAAACGACATTGCATCTAATCTTTCGGTTTTTGTGGCGGCTGGAACGGTTTGGTTTACTGGTTCAAGATGGCCAGATATCCTGGTCGCGCTAGGTCTCGTATGCCTCTTAATGCGTTCTGCGTTTCGCGTCATTTCATCAGCCATAGTGGAGCTTCGTAAAGCAACCTAATGTTAATATTTTCCATCTGGTAATTTGGAATTTAACAAACTGTATTGAAACACTATTCACCATTCTGTTTCGTACTTAATAACTCATATTACTCGTATATAACTCGACTTCGTTTTCGTCACAACCTCCGCCCCCCTACTTGACTGTATATTGTATTAACGGGGAGAATTTACGAATGACAAACTGTTGTTTATAAACTACTATATGGACATGGAACAACGACATTGAAGAATATGTAACCATTACCGGCAGAGTTCCATTCGGTGAATGGCTTTTTGGCCTCAAGGATGAAATGGCTCAGGCAAAGATTCTTGCACGAATTAGAAGAGCTTCCTTTGGAAATTTTGGAGATTGGAAGAAAATCAAAGGAACTAAAGGGATTTTTGAAATGCGCGAACATTACCGACAGGGCTACCGCATCCTCTACACCGTTGTAAAGAAAAAGTTGGTTCTGTTACTGGCCGGATCAACGAAAAAAGACCAGAAAAAAAATGATTGCCAAGGCGGAAGAATATTTGGCTGATTATGTAGAAAGGACAAAACCATGACAAAAAAAGCAAGTATACCGTTTGATAAAACAAGTAAGGATCTGCTAAAAAATCCTAAAGTTGCTGCCAAGTATCTTGAAGAGATACTTGCTGATGGCGACATGGAACTGTTTACGGCTGCCCTGAAAGATGTGGCTGACGCACGAGTAGGAAGCATTACCGCTTTATCAAGAGAGACACACCTGAACAGGGAACAACTGTACAAAACTTTATCAAAAAAAGGTAATCCGAGGCTGGAAACCCTGACAAAGGTTCTTCATGCCGTAGGGCTGCGGCTTTCTGTGATGCCGGAAGCAACAGTGTAAATTGTCATCTT is drawn from Candidatus Scalindua sp. and contains these coding sequences:
- a CDS encoding cation transporter gives rise to the protein MSDCCDINCSIDALRGRQRGTLQIVLGINTVMFLVIVVAALYGNSTALLADSLDNLGDAFTYGLSLYAVSRGVTVKAKVALFKGGLIFLAAYAVTAQIVYRLFVPSLPVFEVMGIFSLLGLAANSLCLYLLWRHRHEDVNMSSVWECSRNDIASNLSVFVAAGTVWFTGSRWPDILVALGLVCLLMRSAFRVISSAIVELRKAT
- a CDS encoding type II toxin-antitoxin system RelE/ParE family toxin, whose amino-acid sequence is MAQAKILARIRRASFGNFGDWKKIKGTKGIFEMREHYRQGYRILYTVVKKKLVLLLAGSTKKDQKKNDCQGGRIFG
- a CDS encoding putative addiction module antidote protein is translated as MTKKASIPFDKTSKDLLKNPKVAAKYLEEILADGDMELFTAALKDVADARVGSITALSRETHLNREQLYKTLSKKGNPRLETLTKVLHAVGLRLSVMPEATV